TACACCAACGAAATGCAGATCCCCAAGCTGGACAAGATCGTCCTGAACATGGGTATCGGCGAAGCTGTGGCCGACTCCAAGAAGGCCCAGACCGCGCTGAAGGATCTGATGGCCATCGCCGGCCAGAAGCCGGTCGCCACGAAGGCCCGCAAGTCCATCGCCGGCTTCAAGCTGCGCGAAGGCATGGTGGTCGGCGCCAAGGTGACCCTCCGCAAGGACCGGATGTACGAGTTCCTCGACCGCCTGGTCACGATCGCGCTGCCGCGCGTGAAGGACTTCCGCGGCCTGAACGGCAAGAGCTTCGACGGCCGTGGCAACTACGCCATGGGCCTGAAGGAGCACCTGGTGTTCCCGGAAATCAACTATGACCAGATCGAACAGATCTGGGGCATGGACATCATCGTCTGCACCACTGCGAAGACCGATCAGGAAGCCAAGGCTCTCCTGAAGGAATTCCAGTTCCCGTTCACGAATTAAGAGCGGGCAGGGAAACACACCATGGCCAAGAAAAGCGCCGTTAACCGTAATCTCGCGGTCAAGGCCCTCGTCAAGCAATTCGCCGACAAGCGCGCCGCGCTGAAGGCGATCGCCAACGACGAAAGCCTGCCGCTGGAAGAACGCTTCGAAGCCCGCCTGAAGCTCGCGAAGCTTCCGCGCAGCTCGTCGGCTGTTCGCATTCGCAACCGTTGCGAAGTGACCGGCCGCCCGCGCGCCTACTATCGCAAGCTGAAGATGAGCCGGATTGCTCTGCGCGAACTGGGTTCGCAAGGGCAGATCCCCGGCCTCGTCAAGTCGAGCTGGTGAGGACGATCAGATGTCGATGAACGATCCCCTGAGCGATATGATCGCTCGCATCAAGAACGCCGCCACGCGCAAGCGCGCCAAGGTCGCGA
The window above is part of the Caulobacter soli genome. Proteins encoded here:
- the rplE gene encoding 50S ribosomal protein L5 — its product is MVDQAYEPRLKSEYRARIRAAMKEQFAYTNEMQIPKLDKIVLNMGIGEAVADSKKAQTALKDLMAIAGQKPVATKARKSIAGFKLREGMVVGAKVTLRKDRMYEFLDRLVTIALPRVKDFRGLNGKSFDGRGNYAMGLKEHLVFPEINYDQIEQIWGMDIIVCTTAKTDQEAKALLKEFQFPFTN
- the rpsN gene encoding 30S ribosomal protein S14; the protein is MAKKSAVNRNLAVKALVKQFADKRAALKAIANDESLPLEERFEARLKLAKLPRSSSAVRIRNRCEVTGRPRAYYRKLKMSRIALRELGSQGQIPGLVKSSW